One window from the genome of Bufo bufo chromosome 4, aBufBuf1.1, whole genome shotgun sequence encodes:
- the LOC121000006 gene encoding uncharacterized protein LOC121000006: protein MESVSKTKNRTPQTCPVCYRPHKILSTHLKRKCMRLSTDEARKAALESAKKTLVNIASKGTTISYDEIMSLGSLEKVVPFLEDRGFIISDKPASNRNVRQEITPTSVSAATSTLQAVASQVQPLHTEDDEDTFQPQEDLEVAHGNVEPEEEIEDVPAETEDQDIEERDSIPEEDHEEGQERRQDEEIEEIDNLDSETQRILQTKWTVNTRKKMMAEGLYQRHSLDNPMLKGFASYLKDTLKVNNYKQEVEDVARFLFYMNPKTVNLQFVKDVEKANAFFTKLRDLNLANQTIFNYLKHVRRFMTYQLRSTNLFTKHPNLYKSCEFFHKVTDDIQKRLSKGISREVVSKRYQALTTTSKTPQECRRLLDVAKPSFSQCFKDVQGRNTDRETYLEILYYLEALLILKHLQRPGVVQNMTVSEWKERISHTYNGEDLAIVGVKLHKTASQQVATFVLNKEEEMWFKVYFEKARPKLLQKDSPKDTFFISTSGKEIYNVSNDIMRYHKKFKLPNISSQLVRRVCETWTIPHYSDSEKNMFSKYLAHTNLTAERSYREKTLTDICHGYQLVIQAGQVTSDEPQASTSRHLDPEEHRESQDDHSEQDEDITSQNTSRNRDSEDRQASQDEDSTSKDENSNEDEDITSQDTISDEDDTGWTSRAPTPSVPAMSTRSCGKSQTAPASSSREKTPSLPALSTRSHGQRQTAPTRSSRRTKYCRRSTRLRR, encoded by the exons ATGGAGTCTGTATCCAAAAC CAAAAACAGAACTCCACAGACATGCCCTGTCTGCTATAGACCACACAAGATTCTCTCAACACATCTGAAAAGAAAGTGTATGAGACTGAGCACAGATGAAGCCAGGAAAGCGGCATTAGAATCGGCCAAGAAGACCCTGGTCAATATAGCATCGAAGGGCACTACCATTTCTTACGATGAGATCATGTCTCTAGGATCTCTGGAAAAAGTTGTACCTTTTCTAGAGGACAGAGGCTTTATAATATCAGACAAGCCGGCTTCAAACAG gaATGTCAGACAAGAGATAACACCTACCTCTgtgtctgctgccacctccacattgcaAGCAGTGGCCTCTCAAGTACAGCCACTTCACACGGAAGACGACGAGGACACATTCCAACCTCAAGAAGATTTGGAGGTCGCACATGGCAATGTGGAGCCTGAAGAAGAAATTGAGGATGTGCCAGCCGAGACCGAGGACCAAGATATAGAAGAGAGAGACAGCATTCCAGAAGAAGACCACGAGGAAGGACAAGAAAGAAGACAAGATGAAGAAATTGAGGAAATTGATAACCTCGATAGTGAGACACAGAG AATCCTACAGACAAAATGGACAGTGAAtacaagaaagaagatgatggctGAAGGGTTGTACCAACGTCATTCATTAGACAACCCAATGCTGAAGGGCTTTGCCTCCTATCTGAAGGACACTTTGAAGGTCAATAATTATAAACAGGAGGTTGAAGATGTTGCAAGGTTCCTTTTTTACATGAACCCAAAGACCGTAAACCTACAGTTCGTGAAGGATGTGGAAAAGGCCAACGCCTTCTTTACCAAGCTGAGGGATTTGAATCTTGCAAACCAGACCATCTTCAACTACCTGAAACATGTCCGGAGGTTTATGACCTATCAGCTAAGATCCACCAACCTCTTTACCAAACATCCAAATTTGTATAAGTCCTGCGAATTCTTTCACAAGGTGACCGATGACATACAAAAGAGGTTGTCAAAGGGCATTTCTAGAGAGGTTGTCAGCAAACG GTACCAGGCATTGACAACCACTTCAAAGACACCCCAGGAATGTCGCAGGCTTCTAGATGTGGCAAAACCATCATTCTCACAGTGTTTCAAGGATGTCCAAGGTAGAAACACTGATCGAGAAACATATCTAGAAATTCTTTATTATTTGGAGGCCCTGCTTATATTGAAACATCTACAACGACCAGGGGTAGTGCAAAATATGACC GTTTCTGAGTGGAAAGAACGAATCTCCCACACATATAATGGGGAAGATCTTGCTATAGTCGGTGTTAAGTTACACAAGACAGCTTCACAACAAGTGGCTACTTTTGTACTAAACAAGGAGGAAGAAATG tggttTAAAGTCTACTTTGAAAAAGCTAGACCAAAGTTGCTACAGAAAGACTCTCCAAAGGATACATTCTTCATATCGACCTCTGGAAAAGAGATTTATAACGTTTCCAATGACATCATGCGGTACCACAAGaa ATTCAAACTTCCCAACATCTCTAGCCAGCTTGTCAGGAGGGTTTGTGAAACTTGGACCATTCCTCATTATTCAGACTCCGAAAAGAATATGTTTTCAAAATATCTGGCACATACCAACCTCACGGCCGAACGAAGCTATAGGGAGAAGACGCTAACGGATATTTGCCATGGCTACCAACTAGTAATACAAGCAGGGCAAGTGACGAGTGATGAGCCACAAGCCAGCACCTCAAG ACATCTGGATCCAGAAGAACATCGAGAAAGCCAGGATGATCACAGTGAGCAAGACGAGGACATCACTTCCCAGAACACCTCAAG AAATCGGGATTCTGAAGATCGTCAGGCAAGCCAGGATGAAGACTCTACTTCAAAGGATGAGAACAGCAACGAAGACGAGGACATCACTTCCCAGGACACAATCAGTGACGAGGATGATACTGGCTGGACTTCAAG AGCACCAACTCCCTCAGTGCCAGCGATGTCAACAAGGTCCTGTGGGAAAAGTCAGACAGCACCAGCAAGCTCTAGCAG AGAAAAGACTCCCTCATTGCCAGCGCTCTCAACAAGGTCCCATGGGCAGAGGCAGACAGCACCAACAAGATCTAGCCG AAGGACTAAATATTGCCGGAGAAGTACTCGACTTCGAAGATAA